From a single Streptomyces sp. NBC_00237 genomic region:
- a CDS encoding cytochrome P450, with protein MDAVAAPLSAPPAPRGVIRRLQSRQGREDPFPLFEEIRQVGPVVSLGRHALLVTGYKECAHILSDRIWQVPDQQWRTARGVHTDGSSIGVMATLPRLNPPVHSRLRHLLAAPFTQRALTLMLPTVRDLVHHHLDTLEAELRQHGRAEFMSTVARALPVAVMCAILGLPAKDMPLIAHYSIQTAPLTEPFATPAQITAADEAAGQFHAYIMALMTAPGPHPGDGLLTRWRTETHPARDTTSNGDLAANVVFLLGAGVETTSSLFATALTALERHPRQAAWLTTNPQAWPQAVEELMRWDPSVHNAVRFPAQDTVLAGIEVPAGTLVHALIAAANRDPEHFPAPHDLDFHRPPKRSLAFGAGPHYCLGAPLARLNALELLPELLRRFPTLRTDGPAVRAAGINLRTVITLPVSHRPSQPTIPHP; from the coding sequence ATGGACGCCGTCGCCGCACCGCTGTCCGCGCCCCCGGCGCCGCGAGGCGTCATCCGACGGCTCCAATCCCGTCAGGGCCGGGAGGACCCCTTTCCGCTGTTCGAGGAGATCCGCCAGGTCGGCCCCGTGGTAAGCCTGGGCAGGCACGCACTTCTCGTCACCGGGTACAAGGAATGCGCCCACATCCTCTCCGACCGCATCTGGCAGGTCCCTGACCAGCAGTGGCGAACCGCACGCGGCGTCCACACGGACGGGAGCAGCATCGGTGTCATGGCCACCCTGCCCCGGCTCAACCCTCCCGTGCACAGCCGACTGCGGCACCTTCTCGCAGCCCCCTTCACCCAGCGCGCGCTCACCCTGATGCTGCCCACCGTCCGCGACCTGGTGCACCACCATCTCGACACGCTGGAAGCCGAACTACGGCAGCACGGCCGGGCGGAGTTCATGAGCACCGTGGCCCGCGCACTGCCCGTCGCCGTCATGTGCGCCATCCTCGGCCTCCCGGCCAAGGACATGCCCCTCATCGCTCACTACAGCATCCAGACCGCGCCGCTCACCGAGCCGTTCGCGACACCCGCGCAGATCACCGCCGCCGATGAGGCTGCAGGCCAGTTCCACGCCTACATCATGGCCCTCATGACCGCGCCGGGACCTCATCCTGGGGACGGCCTGCTCACACGATGGCGTACCGAGACGCACCCGGCCCGCGATACCACCTCCAACGGCGATCTCGCAGCGAACGTCGTCTTCCTGCTCGGCGCGGGAGTGGAGACCACCTCGTCCCTGTTCGCCACCGCGCTCACGGCCCTTGAGCGGCATCCCCGGCAAGCGGCCTGGCTGACCACCAACCCCCAGGCATGGCCGCAGGCCGTTGAGGAACTGATGCGGTGGGACCCTTCCGTCCACAACGCCGTCCGTTTCCCGGCCCAGGACACCGTCCTGGCGGGCATCGAGGTACCGGCCGGTACCCTCGTCCACGCCCTGATCGCAGCAGCCAACCGCGATCCTGAACACTTCCCTGCCCCGCACGACCTCGACTTCCACCGTCCCCCCAAGCGCAGCCTCGCCTTCGGAGCGGGCCCCCACTACTGCCTCGGCGCACCCCTGGCCCGTCTCAATGCCCTCGAACTCCTCCCCGAACTCCTGCGACGCTTTCCCACCCTGCGCACCGACGGACCAGCCGTACGAGCCGCCGGAATCAATCTGCGCACAGTCATCACTCTGCCTGTCAGCCACCGCCCGTCCCAACCGACGATTCCGCACCCCTGA
- a CDS encoding DUF6114 domain-containing protein: MLLTSADHRRPSPLPARPWAPAVLAFAAAVTVVVVPLVNLPFLALQQTWGVLPVLTATGWVTLAVRLLRRPQDSRPTGVWIMAVSVLSWFTATFGGLGVGMLLGLTAGSLAVARRPSSGVAG; encoded by the coding sequence ATGCTTCTGACGTCTGCAGATCACCGCCGCCCTTCTCCCCTCCCGGCACGCCCGTGGGCTCCGGCCGTGCTGGCCTTTGCCGCGGCCGTGACGGTTGTCGTCGTGCCGCTGGTGAACCTGCCATTCCTGGCCTTGCAGCAGACATGGGGCGTACTGCCGGTGCTGACCGCCACAGGCTGGGTCACCTTGGCCGTACGGCTGCTTCGGCGCCCGCAGGACAGCCGTCCGACCGGAGTGTGGATCATGGCGGTGTCGGTGCTGTCATGGTTCACCGCCACCTTCGGCGGCCTGGGGGTGGGCATGCTGCTGGGTCTGACGGCCGGATCCCTCGCTGTGGCACGGCGTCCCAGTTCCGGCGTGGCGGGGTGA
- a CDS encoding DUF6230 family protein, whose translation MTLGVTCAASAAWAGAAAGMPVSFAVSGNAFKVSASRLEGDGFMQYASVKADRAGKNSPVAVTAIRSASLQDLCQSVVTPTPLGPVTLRVEAGEESPVRIDDLVIDLESMRGEITFSDLELGRDAADSRVPSAAGPPGAYSQQASRLVIRDLRQQTSSMTAGMFHLSGMHLAVKIGRHECF comes from the coding sequence ATGACGCTCGGCGTGACCTGTGCGGCCTCTGCGGCGTGGGCGGGGGCGGCTGCCGGTATGCCGGTGTCGTTCGCCGTGTCCGGTAACGCGTTCAAGGTGTCGGCAAGTCGGCTGGAGGGCGACGGGTTCATGCAGTACGCCTCCGTGAAGGCCGATCGGGCGGGCAAGAACAGCCCGGTGGCCGTCACGGCGATCCGGTCGGCTTCCTTGCAGGACCTGTGCCAGTCCGTCGTCACGCCCACCCCGTTGGGTCCCGTGACGCTGCGAGTCGAAGCCGGCGAGGAAAGTCCGGTACGTATCGACGACCTGGTGATCGATCTGGAAAGCATGCGCGGAGAGATCACTTTCAGTGATCTGGAGTTGGGACGGGATGCTGCGGACAGCCGCGTGCCGAGCGCTGCGGGCCCACCGGGCGCGTACAGCCAGCAGGCGTCCCGGCTTGTCATCCGGGACCTGCGACAGCAGACGAGTTCGATGACGGCCGGCATGTTCCACCTGTCGGGAATGCACCTAGCGGTGAAGATCGGACGGCACGAATGCTTCTGA